Proteins encoded by one window of Polaribacter haliotis:
- a CDS encoding GYDIA family GHMP kinase, protein MKNYYSNGKLLLTGEYLVLDGAKSLALPTKFGQNLIVEKIKEPEIIWGSFTSKGECWFEAIFDLKKLRLISATFNSDKEGSADIIAETLLDILKEAKNMNPKFLETENGFLVKTELTFPRDWGLGSSSTLINSIASWANVDAFQLLWNSFKGSGYDIACAQNDTPIFYQIKRDFSTSLEMTPKVEQVEFNPSFKENLFFVHLNQKQDSKEGIAKFRESGDDYQKEIERISAISDEFLEAKSILEFNKLIIEHEQIISSIIKLKPVKEKLFPDYFGEIKSLGAWGGDFVMVTGNSTTPAYFKNKGFQTILSYSEMIKPTLILPKGGNSNVS, encoded by the coding sequence TTGAAAAACTATTATTCAAACGGAAAATTATTACTAACAGGAGAATATCTCGTTTTAGATGGTGCTAAATCCTTGGCTTTACCAACAAAATTCGGGCAAAATTTAATTGTTGAAAAAATTAAAGAACCAGAAATCATTTGGGGAAGTTTTACGAGCAAAGGCGAATGTTGGTTTGAAGCTATTTTCGATTTAAAAAAACTACGATTAATCTCAGCAACTTTTAATTCAGATAAAGAAGGAAGTGCAGATATAATTGCAGAAACTTTGTTAGATATTTTAAAGGAAGCCAAAAATATGAATCCAAAATTTTTGGAAACAGAAAATGGGTTTTTGGTAAAAACGGAACTCACTTTTCCAAGAGATTGGGGTTTAGGAAGTTCATCAACTTTAATAAATTCTATTGCGAGTTGGGCAAATGTAGATGCTTTTCAACTGTTATGGAATTCTTTTAAAGGAAGTGGTTACGATATTGCTTGTGCGCAAAATGATACACCAATATTTTATCAAATTAAAAGAGATTTCTCGACTTCGCTCGAAATGACACCGAAAGTAGAACAAGTTGAATTTAATCCGAGTTTTAAAGAAAATTTGTTTTTTGTGCATTTGAATCAGAAACAAGATTCTAAAGAAGGAATCGCAAAATTTAGAGAAAGTGGAGATGATTATCAGAAAGAAATAGAAAGAATTTCTGCTATTTCTGATGAGTTTTTAGAAGCAAAATCAATATTAGAGTTTAATAAATTAATTATTGAACACGAGCAAATTATCAGTTCAATTATCAAATTAAAACCAGTAAAAGAAAAATTATTTCCAGATTATTTTGGAGAAATTAAAAGTTTAGGAGCTTGGGGTGGCGATTTTGTAATGGTTACAGGAAATTCAACAACACCAGCTTATTTTAAAAATAAAGGATTTCAAACAATTCTTTCGTATTCAGAAATGATTAAGCCCACCTTAATCCTCCCAAAGGGAGGAAACTCAAACGTGAGTTAA
- the queA gene encoding tRNA preQ1(34) S-adenosylmethionine ribosyltransferase-isomerase QueA: MKLSHFEFELPEELLAVYPAEHRDESRLMVLDRKTQTIEHKQFKDVINYFDEGDVLMLNNTKVFPARMFGNKEKTGARIEVFLLRELNAENRLWDVLVDPARKIRIGNKLFFGEDDSLVAEVIDNTTSRGRTLRFLFDGSYEEFRAKLLELGQTPLPKEINREVEAIDEERYQTIFAKHEGAVAAPTAGLHFSKHLMKRLEIKGVDFAEMTLHVGLGTFSAVEVEDLSKHKMDSEQIVIPAATADKINKAKKEKRRICAVGTTVMRTVESSVSSKQELNAFEGWTNKFIFPPHDFSIANAMITNFHPPKSTLMMQSAAFAGYDFLMDAYKEAIKEGYKFSTYGDAMLII, translated from the coding sequence ATGAAATTATCACATTTTGAATTTGAGTTACCAGAAGAGTTACTAGCAGTTTATCCAGCAGAACACAGAGACGAATCTCGTTTAATGGTTTTGGATAGAAAAACTCAAACTATAGAACACAAACAATTTAAAGACGTTATAAATTACTTCGATGAAGGTGATGTTTTAATGTTAAACAATACCAAAGTTTTTCCTGCAAGAATGTTTGGTAACAAAGAAAAAACAGGAGCAAGAATAGAAGTTTTCTTATTAAGAGAATTAAATGCAGAAAATAGATTGTGGGATGTTTTAGTAGATCCAGCAAGAAAAATTAGAATTGGAAACAAATTATTTTTTGGAGAAGACGATAGTTTAGTAGCAGAAGTAATAGATAATACTACATCAAGAGGAAGAACTTTACGTTTTTTATTCGACGGTTCTTACGAAGAATTTAGAGCAAAACTATTAGAATTAGGTCAAACTCCATTACCTAAAGAAATAAATAGAGAGGTAGAAGCAATCGACGAAGAGCGTTACCAAACTATTTTTGCGAAGCACGAAGGAGCTGTAGCTGCACCAACTGCAGGTTTACATTTTTCGAAACATTTAATGAAGCGTTTAGAAATTAAAGGAGTCGATTTTGCAGAAATGACGTTACACGTTGGTTTAGGAACTTTTAGTGCAGTTGAAGTAGAAGATTTATCGAAACACAAAATGGATTCTGAGCAAATTGTAATTCCAGCAGCAACTGCAGATAAAATTAACAAAGCGAAGAAAGAAAAAAGAAGAATTTGTGCTGTGGGTACTACTGTTATGAGAACTGTAGAATCTTCGGTTTCTTCGAAACAAGAGTTAAATGCGTTCGAAGGTTGGACCAATAAATTCATTTTTCCACCACACGATTTTAGTATAGCAAACGCGATGATTACAAATTTTCATCCACCAAAATCTACTTTAATGATGCAATCTGCCGCATTTGCAGGATACGATTTCTTAATGGATGCTTATAAAGAAGCGATAAAAGAAGGTTATAAATTCTCGACTTACGGAGACGCAATGTTGATAATCTAA
- a CDS encoding NAD(P)/FAD-dependent oxidoreductase, which translates to MKIENKDKSKSEFSLLGNKKGLIVIIGGGAAGYFTAINAKENNPDLDIIILEKGKDVLQKVKISGGGRCNVTHACFEPKELVKFYPRGEKELLGPFHQFMTGDTFEWFDDRGVPLKIEDDNRVFPEANTSQAIIDCFQKAVDKLQIKVLTNNGVNSVYEQDNQWVVNTKEQVFKADKLVIAAGSSKKVWELCETLDHSVIEPVPSLFTFNINDKRIVDLLGIAVPNATVNIVGTKLEASGPLLITHWGMSGPAVLKLSAFGARILADRKYQYNIEVNWLSRPTDKILNVLLNLKKKEPRKTVILKSPFAEISKRLWERFVKFSEIDANQNWADLNSRQLENLANQLTKGVYNANGRTTFKDEFVTAGGIDLKEINFKRFESRKHKNLFFVGEVLNIDAVTGGFNFQNAWTGGFICAKALAEK; encoded by the coding sequence ATGAAAATAGAAAATAAAGATAAAAGCAAGAGTGAATTTTCCCTTTTGGGGAATAAAAAGGGGCTCATTGTTATTATTGGAGGAGGAGCAGCAGGATATTTTACAGCAATAAATGCGAAAGAAAATAACCCAGATTTAGACATTATAATTCTCGAAAAAGGGAAAGATGTTTTACAAAAAGTAAAAATTTCTGGAGGAGGAAGATGTAATGTTACGCATGCATGTTTTGAACCAAAAGAATTGGTTAAATTTTATCCAAGAGGAGAAAAAGAGTTATTGGGTCCTTTTCATCAATTTATGACAGGAGATACTTTTGAATGGTTTGATGATAGAGGAGTTCCATTAAAAATAGAAGATGATAATCGTGTTTTTCCAGAAGCAAATACGAGTCAGGCAATTATAGATTGCTTCCAAAAAGCTGTTGATAAGTTGCAAATTAAAGTGTTGACAAACAATGGTGTAAATTCTGTTTATGAACAAGATAATCAATGGGTTGTTAACACAAAAGAGCAGGTTTTTAAAGCAGATAAATTAGTAATTGCTGCTGGAAGTTCCAAAAAAGTGTGGGAGTTATGTGAAACTTTAGATCATTCTGTAATTGAGCCTGTTCCGTCTTTATTTACGTTTAATATCAACGATAAAAGAATTGTAGATTTATTAGGAATCGCGGTTCCAAATGCAACTGTTAATATTGTGGGCACAAAATTAGAAGCGTCAGGACCTTTGTTAATTACACATTGGGGCATGAGTGGTCCAGCAGTTTTAAAATTGTCTGCTTTTGGCGCGAGAATTTTGGCAGATAGAAAGTACCAATATAATATTGAAGTAAATTGGCTCTCAAGACCCACTGATAAAATATTAAACGTTTTACTAAATTTAAAAAAGAAAGAACCTCGAAAAACGGTAATTTTAAAATCGCCTTTTGCAGAAATCTCAAAAAGATTGTGGGAACGTTTTGTAAAGTTTTCTGAAATCGATGCAAACCAAAATTGGGCAGATTTAAATTCTCGTCAATTAGAAAATTTGGCAAATCAATTAACAAAAGGGGTTTACAATGCAAATGGTAGAACTACTTTTAAAGATGAATTTGTTACTGCTGGAGGAATCGATTTAAAAGAAATAAACTTTAAACGTTTTGAAAGTAGAAAACACAAAAACCTCTTTTTCGTTGGCGAAGTTTTAAATATTGATGCTGTTACTGGCGGTTTTAACTTCCAAAATGCATGGACAGGTGGTTTTATTTGTGCAAAAGCATTGGCTGAAAAATAA
- a CDS encoding 3-phosphoshikimate 1-carboxyvinyltransferase, protein MDILLNVLKDKKIKEEITISGSKSESNRLLILQNLFPEITIENLSDSDDSIHMQHALSTKKEIVDIGHAGTAMRFLTSYFAVKEGRETVLTGSERMQNRPIEILVNALKDLGADISYEDKVGYPPIRIKGRKLIADNVQINGNVSSQYISSLLLIASKLENGLTIELVGEITSIPYINMTLSLLHQLNIEANFEGNIIKVLPKKEIEKQTVVVESDWSSASYFYSIVASAEIGSEIKLSAYKKESLQGDSCLAEIYQHFGVSTTFGENFINLKKEKASNKEVLEIDLRDAPDIAQTIAVTCFSEGISCNLTGLHTLKIKETDRLEALKEELTNLGASISVTNKSLRLEESVEINENISIKTYNDHRMAMAFAPLALRVPINILNAEVVTKSFQKFWDDMQQIGIKIDKL, encoded by the coding sequence ATGGACATATTGTTAAATGTTTTAAAGGATAAAAAAATAAAGGAAGAAATAACAATTTCTGGTTCTAAAAGTGAATCTAATAGATTACTTATTTTACAAAACTTATTCCCTGAAATTACAATTGAAAATTTATCAGATTCAGACGATTCTATTCACATGCAACATGCATTATCAACAAAAAAAGAAATTGTAGATATTGGGCATGCAGGAACAGCAATGCGCTTTTTAACATCTTATTTTGCAGTAAAGGAAGGTAGAGAAACTGTGCTTACAGGTTCCGAAAGAATGCAAAACAGACCTATCGAAATCTTGGTAAATGCACTTAAAGATTTAGGCGCAGATATTTCTTACGAAGATAAAGTTGGCTATCCACCAATTCGTATTAAAGGAAGAAAATTAATAGCGGATAATGTCCAAATTAATGGAAATGTTAGTAGCCAATATATTTCTTCTTTATTATTGATTGCTTCAAAATTAGAAAACGGATTAACTATAGAATTGGTAGGCGAAATTACCTCAATCCCATATATTAATATGACATTGAGTTTATTACATCAATTAAATATTGAAGCAAATTTCGAAGGAAATATTATAAAAGTATTACCAAAGAAAGAAATTGAAAAACAAACAGTTGTAGTAGAAAGCGATTGGTCTTCTGCAAGTTATTTTTATTCGATAGTTGCATCTGCTGAAATTGGTTCAGAAATAAAATTATCAGCATATAAAAAAGAAAGTTTACAAGGCGATTCTTGCTTGGCAGAAATCTATCAACATTTTGGGGTTTCAACAACTTTCGGTGAGAATTTTATCAACCTTAAAAAAGAAAAAGCATCCAATAAAGAAGTTTTAGAAATCGATTTAAGAGATGCACCAGATATTGCACAAACAATTGCAGTAACATGTTTTTCTGAAGGAATTTCTTGTAATTTAACAGGTTTACACACCTTAAAAATTAAAGAAACAGATAGGTTAGAGGCTTTAAAAGAAGAATTAACCAATTTAGGCGCTTCAATATCTGTAACGAACAAGAGTTTGCGTTTAGAGGAATCAGTAGAGATTAACGAAAATATTTCTATAAAAACCTATAACGATCATCGAATGGCAATGGCATTTGCACCTTTAGCATTAAGAGTTCCTATTAATATATTAAATGCGGAAGTTGTTACAAAATCGTTTCAGAAATTTTGGGATGATATGCAACAAATTGGTATTAAAATAGATAAACTGTAA
- the rlmN gene encoding 23S rRNA (adenine(2503)-C(2))-methyltransferase RlmN, whose protein sequence is MTKKKDIRALTKEQLRDFFVENGDKAFRGNQVYEWLWSKSLHTFEAMTNISKETREMLEANFVINHIKVDSMQKSKDGTIKNGIKLHDGLVVESVLIPTPKRTTACVSSQVGCSLDCKFCATARLKRMRNLNPDEIYDQVVVIDKQSRLYHNKKLTNIVFMGMGEPLMNYKNVLKSIEMITSPEGLGMSSKRITVSTSGVPKMIKKMADEEVKFNLAVSLHSAIDEVRTSIMPFNVNFPLADLRESLEYWYEKTQRAITYEYIVWGGINDRKEDIKALVEFCKYVPCKINLIEYNPIDDGEFQQASPSAINNYISNLEMNDITVNVRRSRGKDIDAACGQLANKS, encoded by the coding sequence TTGACTAAAAAGAAAGACATAAGAGCCTTAACAAAAGAACAATTAAGAGATTTTTTTGTGGAAAATGGCGACAAAGCATTTCGTGGAAATCAAGTTTATGAATGGCTTTGGAGCAAATCTTTACATACTTTTGAAGCAATGACAAACATTTCTAAAGAAACCAGAGAAATGTTAGAAGCAAACTTCGTAATCAACCATATTAAGGTAGATTCTATGCAGAAGAGTAAAGATGGAACCATAAAAAACGGAATTAAATTACACGATGGTTTAGTGGTAGAATCCGTTTTAATTCCAACTCCAAAAAGAACAACAGCTTGTGTTTCGAGCCAAGTTGGTTGTAGTTTAGATTGTAAATTCTGTGCAACTGCACGTTTAAAAAGAATGCGAAATCTAAATCCAGACGAAATTTACGATCAAGTTGTAGTTATCGACAAACAAAGTAGGTTATATCATAATAAAAAACTGACCAACATTGTTTTTATGGGAATGGGAGAACCATTAATGAACTATAAAAACGTGCTAAAATCTATTGAGATGATTACCTCGCCAGAAGGTTTAGGTATGTCGTCTAAAAGAATAACAGTTTCCACTTCTGGGGTACCAAAAATGATTAAAAAAATGGCCGACGAAGAAGTGAAATTCAATTTAGCAGTTTCGCTACATTCAGCAATAGATGAAGTTAGAACTTCAATTATGCCTTTTAATGTTAATTTTCCATTAGCAGATTTAAGAGAATCTTTAGAATATTGGTACGAAAAAACACAACGTGCAATTACGTATGAATATATTGTTTGGGGAGGAATTAACGACCGAAAAGAAGACATAAAAGCATTGGTAGAGTTTTGTAAATATGTGCCTTGTAAAATTAACTTAATAGAATATAACCCAATTGACGATGGTGAGTTTCAACAAGCAAGTCCATCTGCAATAAATAATTACATTTCAAATTTAGAAATGAATGATATTACTGTAAATGTTAGGCGTTCTAGGGGAAAAGATATAGATGCCGCTTGTGGACAGTTAGCAAATAAATCGTAA
- a CDS encoding polyprenyl synthetase family protein, producing the protein MKPVELIKLPIKNEMELFEEKFKESMLSKVPLLNRITYYIVRRKGKQMRPMFVFLVAKMVSNGGFDERTYRGASVVELIHTATLVHDDVVDDSNRRRGFFSINALWKNKIAVLVGDFLLSKGLLLSIDNEDFDLLKLISIAVREMSEGELLQIEKARKLDITEAIYFDIIRKKTATLIAACCGIGAASVGANQDCVQQMRKFGEYIGVAFQIKDDLFDYSDEKIGKPTGIDIKEQKMTLPLIHTLNNCSKKEKAWLISSIKKHNKDKKRVKEVIAFVKKNGGIEYTTNQMNDYKNKAIAILENYPNSEYKKSLLTMIDYVVERKI; encoded by the coding sequence GTGAAACCAGTAGAACTTATAAAACTTCCCATAAAAAACGAAATGGAACTCTTTGAAGAAAAGTTCAAAGAATCTATGCTTTCTAAAGTTCCGTTATTAAACAGAATTACATATTATATTGTTCGTAGAAAAGGAAAACAAATGCGACCAATGTTTGTTTTTTTAGTAGCAAAAATGGTTTCTAATGGTGGTTTCGACGAGCGAACTTACAGAGGAGCATCTGTTGTAGAATTAATACACACAGCAACCTTGGTACATGATGATGTTGTAGATGATTCTAACAGACGAAGAGGTTTCTTCTCTATAAATGCACTTTGGAAAAATAAAATTGCTGTATTAGTGGGTGATTTTTTGTTATCTAAAGGGTTATTGCTTTCTATAGATAATGAAGATTTTGACTTGTTAAAACTTATTTCTATTGCAGTTCGTGAAATGAGTGAAGGGGAATTACTTCAAATTGAAAAAGCTCGAAAATTAGACATTACAGAAGCTATTTATTTTGATATTATTCGTAAGAAAACAGCTACTTTAATTGCCGCTTGTTGTGGAATTGGAGCCGCTTCTGTTGGTGCAAACCAAGATTGTGTACAACAAATGCGAAAATTTGGAGAATATATTGGTGTTGCTTTTCAGATTAAAGACGATTTGTTCGATTATTCTGATGAGAAAATAGGAAAACCAACTGGAATTGATATTAAAGAGCAAAAAATGACATTGCCTTTAATTCACACTTTAAATAATTGTTCTAAAAAAGAAAAAGCGTGGTTAATTAGCTCTATAAAAAAACATAATAAAGATAAGAAACGTGTGAAAGAGGTTATAGCTTTCGTAAAAAAGAATGGTGGTATTGAATACACAACCAACCAAATGAACGACTACAAGAACAAAGCAATTGCTATTTTAGAAAACTACCCAAATTCCGAGTATAAAAAATCGTTACTTACTATGATTGATTATGTTGTAGAACGTAAGATTTAA
- a CDS encoding nucleotide pyrophosphohydrolase, whose amino-acid sequence MNIENAQKQVDDWIKNHGVRYFNELTNMAQLTEEVGEVARIIARRYGEQSEKESDKNKDLGEELADVLFVVLCLANQTGIDLQDAFEKKLDIKTKRDHDRHHNNQKLK is encoded by the coding sequence ATGAACATAGAAAACGCACAAAAACAAGTAGACGATTGGATTAAAAATCACGGAGTTCGTTATTTTAATGAATTAACAAACATGGCACAATTAACGGAGGAAGTTGGTGAAGTTGCTAGAATTATTGCAAGACGTTATGGAGAGCAAAGTGAAAAAGAATCGGACAAAAATAAAGATTTAGGAGAAGAATTGGCAGATGTGCTTTTCGTAGTTTTGTGTTTGGCAAACCAAACAGGAATCGATTTGCAAGATGCTTTTGAGAAGAAATTAGATATTAAAACGAAACGCGATCACGATCGCCATCATAACAATCAAAAATTAAAATAA
- a CDS encoding thioredoxin family protein — MALTESNNFSIGAKAPDFTLRNTVNDKMVSLTEVKGAKGTVIMFICNHCPFVIHVNAELVKMANEYQQKGIGFIAISSNDIENYPQDAPKYMKQVAEKQNYPFPYLFDETQEIAKAYDAACTPDFYVFDKNLESVYHGQLDNSRPNNGVPITGKDIRNALDNLLENKVVIENQKPSVGCGIKWK; from the coding sequence ATGGCATTAACAGAATCAAACAATTTTTCAATTGGAGCAAAAGCACCCGATTTTACTCTACGAAATACAGTAAACGATAAAATGGTTTCTTTAACCGAAGTAAAAGGCGCAAAAGGAACTGTAATTATGTTTATTTGTAATCATTGTCCGTTTGTAATTCATGTAAATGCTGAGTTGGTAAAAATGGCGAATGAATATCAACAAAAAGGCATTGGTTTTATAGCAATTAGTTCTAATGATATTGAAAATTATCCTCAAGATGCACCAAAATACATGAAGCAAGTTGCAGAAAAGCAAAATTATCCTTTTCCGTATTTGTTTGACGAAACTCAAGAAATAGCAAAAGCTTATGATGCAGCTTGTACACCAGATTTTTATGTATTTGATAAAAATTTAGAATCTGTTTATCATGGACAATTAGACAATTCTAGACCCAATAATGGAGTGCCAATAACTGGAAAAGATATTAGAAATGCTTTAGATAATTTGCTGGAAAATAAAGTTGTTATAGAAAACCAAAAACCAAGTGTTGGTTGTGGGATTAAGTGGAAGTGA
- a CDS encoding VPS10 domain-containing protein, whose protein sequence is MKKYLFLAICMIFSVNAKVNAQKNANKVSNEYFSAVEWRNIGPFRGGRSAAVTGVSGKANLFYMGATGGGVWKTTDAGNTWQNISDGFFGGSVGSVAVSESDNNVMYVGMGEKTVRGNVSSGDGIWKSENAGKTWKHMGLKNSRHIPRMRIHPKNPDIVFAGVMGDLYKPTQERGVYKSIDGGENWKKVLFSDENSGVIDLIIDPNNPRILYATTWDVRRTPYSLSSGGKGSAMFKSTDEGETWTNISTNKGLPKGIWGISGVTVSPVNSDIVWALIENEKGGIYKSTDAGKNWRLINSERKLRQRAWYYTRLYADTQDEDILYVLNVRYHKSTDGGKTYSTYNAPHGDHHDLWIAPEDNQRMIIGDDGGAQVSFDAGENWSTYMNQPTSQFYRVTTDNHFPYRILAAQQDNSTVRISHRTAGRFITESDWESTAGGESAHIAVDPLNNDIVYGGSYGGLLTRQNHKTGETRAINVWPDDPMGHGAEDFKYRFQWNFPIFFSPNNKKRLYAASNHLHVTEDEGQSWKLISPDLTRNDPETLKSSGGPITQDNTGVEYYGTIFAATESPYEAGLIWTGSDDGLVHVSKNNGVSWDNVTPNKMPEWMMINCIEVDPFTKGGAYIVGTKYKSGDYKPYIYKTENYGKSWKLIVDGIENEAFTRALRADPKRKDLLYAGTEKGMYISFNDGKDWESFQQNLPIVPITDLAIKNDNLIAATQGRSLWIIDDLTPIHQLNSSTLKEEIVLYKPKDAYNMSGGRGRTSRTAGTNHPGGVAVNYFIKEKGEKEVVSLSFYDTNDNLIKKYSTKPDKEKKEENLNVKDGNNIFYWNMMYPGAESVKGMILWWASLSGPMALPGNYKVELAVNDKKMTQDFNILRNPTSEATESDMKAQFDFINDINTKMTEIHKALKNVKKIRSQVGLLKKSIKDKEKHKALLDYADTLVKDMTKIEETLYQTKSKSGQDPLNYPIRLNNKLAHLNSLTRIGNYAPTQQAIDFKNAITKDIDAELAKLNALFVNGVRELNLKVKESDIDLIQLD, encoded by the coding sequence ATGAAAAAATATCTTTTTCTGGCAATTTGCATGATTTTCTCTGTGAACGCCAAAGTTAATGCACAAAAAAATGCTAACAAAGTTTCTAACGAATATTTTAGCGCAGTAGAATGGCGAAATATTGGCCCTTTTAGAGGAGGAAGAAGTGCTGCTGTTACTGGGGTTTCTGGGAAAGCGAATCTTTTTTACATGGGCGCAACTGGTGGTGGCGTTTGGAAAACTACAGATGCTGGTAATACTTGGCAGAATATTTCCGACGGATTTTTCGGAGGTTCTGTTGGTTCTGTAGCAGTTTCTGAATCGGATAATAATGTAATGTATGTTGGAATGGGAGAAAAAACCGTTCGTGGAAATGTTTCTTCTGGAGATGGAATTTGGAAATCGGAAAATGCAGGAAAAACTTGGAAACACATGGGTTTAAAAAATTCACGCCATATTCCAAGAATGAGAATTCATCCTAAAAACCCAGATATCGTCTTTGCAGGAGTTATGGGAGATTTATACAAACCAACCCAAGAAAGAGGTGTTTACAAATCTATTGATGGTGGAGAAAACTGGAAAAAAGTGTTGTTTTCGGATGAAAACTCTGGAGTTATCGATTTAATTATCGACCCAAATAATCCAAGGATCTTATACGCAACTACTTGGGATGTTCGCAGAACTCCTTACAGTTTATCTTCAGGAGGTAAAGGCTCTGCCATGTTTAAAAGTACAGACGAAGGAGAAACTTGGACAAACATTTCTACAAATAAAGGATTGCCAAAAGGCATTTGGGGAATTTCTGGTGTTACAGTTTCTCCTGTAAATTCCGATATTGTTTGGGCATTAATTGAAAATGAGAAAGGTGGAATTTACAAATCTACAGATGCTGGAAAAAATTGGCGTTTGATAAATTCTGAAAGAAAATTACGTCAGCGAGCTTGGTATTACACACGTTTGTATGCAGATACACAAGATGAAGATATTTTATATGTGTTGAATGTTCGCTACCATAAATCTACAGATGGAGGAAAAACATATTCTACTTATAATGCACCTCATGGAGATCATCACGATTTATGGATTGCACCAGAAGACAACCAAAGAATGATTATTGGAGATGATGGAGGAGCGCAAGTTTCATTTGATGCTGGAGAGAATTGGAGTACATATATGAATCAGCCAACTTCTCAATTTTACAGAGTTACTACAGATAATCATTTTCCATATAGAATTTTAGCCGCGCAACAAGACAATTCAACCGTTAGAATATCTCACAGAACTGCTGGAAGATTTATAACAGAATCGGATTGGGAATCTACTGCTGGTGGAGAAAGTGCTCATATTGCTGTAGATCCTTTAAATAATGATATTGTTTACGGAGGAAGTTATGGAGGTTTGTTAACAAGACAAAATCATAAAACTGGAGAGACAAGAGCGATAAATGTTTGGCCAGACGATCCTATGGGACATGGAGCCGAAGATTTTAAATATCGTTTCCAGTGGAATTTTCCTATTTTCTTTTCGCCAAATAATAAAAAACGTTTGTATGCGGCTTCTAACCATTTACACGTTACAGAAGATGAAGGACAATCTTGGAAATTAATTAGTCCGGATTTAACAAGAAACGACCCAGAAACTTTAAAATCTTCTGGTGGACCAATTACACAAGATAATACTGGTGTAGAATATTATGGAACTATTTTCGCAGCAACAGAATCGCCTTATGAAGCTGGCTTAATTTGGACGGGTTCAGATGATGGTTTGGTGCACGTTTCTAAAAATAATGGCGTTTCTTGGGACAATGTAACTCCGAATAAAATGCCAGAATGGATGATGATTAACTGCATTGAAGTAGATCCTTTTACAAAAGGTGGGGCTTATATTGTAGGAACGAAATACAAGTCTGGAGATTACAAACCTTATATCTACAAAACAGAAAATTACGGAAAATCGTGGAAATTAATTGTAGATGGAATTGAAAACGAAGCTTTTACAAGAGCTTTAAGAGCAGACCCAAAACGTAAAGATTTGTTGTATGCTGGAACAGAAAAAGGTATGTATATTTCTTTTAATGATGGAAAAGATTGGGAATCTTTTCAGCAAAACTTACCAATTGTACCTATTACAGATTTGGCGATTAAAAATGATAATTTGATTGCTGCAACTCAAGGTCGTTCGCTTTGGATTATTGACGATTTAACACCAATTCATCAACTAAATTCATCAACTTTAAAAGAAGAAATTGTTTTATACAAGCCAAAAGATGCTTATAATATGAGTGGTGGTCGTGGAAGAACTTCGAGAACTGCTGGAACGAATCATCCAGGAGGTGTTGCTGTAAATTATTTTATTAAAGAAAAAGGAGAAAAAGAGGTAGTTTCTTTATCTTTTTATGACACAAATGATAACCTTATCAAAAAATATTCTACAAAACCAGATAAAGAAAAGAAGGAAGAAAATTTAAATGTAAAAGACGGAAATAATATTTTCTATTGGAACATGATGTATCCTGGAGCTGAATCTGTAAAAGGAATGATTCTTTGGTGGGCATCTTTAAGCGGACCAATGGCTTTGCCAGGAAACTACAAAGTGGAATTGGCTGTGAATGATAAAAAAATGACTCAAGATTTTAATATTTTGAGAAACCCAACTTCGGAAGCTACAGAAAGTGATATGAAAGCTCAGTTCGATTTCATTAACGATATCAACACAAAAATGACGGAAATACACAAAGCATTAAAAAATGTAAAGAAAATTAGAAGTCAAGTTGGGTTGTTAAAGAAATCTATTAAAGATAAAGAAAAGCACAAAGCTTTATTAGACTATGCTGATACTTTAGTAAAAGACATGACCAAAATTGAAGAAACATTGTATCAAACAAAATCTAAAAGCGGACAAGACCCTTTAAATTACCCAATTCGTTTGAATAATAAATTGGCTCATTTAAATTCTTTAACCAGAATTGGAAATTATGCTCCAACACAACAAGCCATTGATTTTAAAAATGCAATCACCAAAGACATTGATGCAGAATTGGCAAAACTAAATGCTTTGTTTGTAAATGGAGTGAGAGAGTTAAACCTAAAAGTAAAAGAAAGTGATATTGATTTGATTCAGTTGGATTAG